The Xanthomonas sp. CFBP 8443 genome has a window encoding:
- a CDS encoding alkene reductase — MTATASPLFTPLRLGAIELANRIVMAPLTRNRAEGDGRIPSPLAIAYYGQRAEAGLIVAEATQISPMGQGYLDTPGIYSDAQVAAWQPITAEVHRRGGRIVLQLWHVGRISHVSLLPDGAAPVAPSALRAEAKTYTAEGFSDVSAPRALRLDEIPGLIADYRHAARNAIAAGFDGVEVHAANGYLIDQFLRDGSNHRDDAYGGSIENRTRLLFEVVQAVAQEIGAERTGVRLSPVTPVNDARDSDPQPLFERAVERLDALGLAFVHVIEGTTGGPRDGIAFDYAALRGKFRGPWLVNNGYDKTLAEQTVASGRADAVAFGRPFIANPDLVERLRRDAPLNAVDADTLYGGGAKGYIDYPTLD; from the coding sequence ATGACCGCTACCGCTTCCCCGCTGTTCACGCCGCTGCGCCTGGGCGCGATCGAACTGGCCAACCGTATCGTGATGGCGCCGCTGACCCGCAACCGCGCCGAAGGCGACGGCCGCATCCCCTCGCCGCTGGCCATCGCGTACTACGGGCAACGCGCCGAGGCCGGGCTGATCGTTGCCGAGGCCACCCAGATCAGCCCGATGGGCCAGGGCTACCTGGACACGCCCGGCATCTACAGCGACGCACAGGTCGCCGCGTGGCAGCCGATCACCGCCGAGGTGCACCGCCGCGGCGGCAGGATCGTGCTGCAGCTATGGCATGTCGGCCGTATCTCCCACGTCAGCCTGCTGCCGGACGGCGCTGCGCCGGTGGCGCCGAGCGCGCTGCGCGCCGAGGCCAAGACCTACACCGCCGAGGGCTTCAGCGACGTCTCCGCACCGCGCGCATTGCGCCTGGACGAGATTCCCGGCCTGATCGCGGACTACCGCCACGCCGCACGCAACGCCATCGCCGCCGGCTTCGACGGCGTCGAGGTGCACGCCGCGAACGGCTACCTGATCGACCAGTTCCTGCGCGACGGCAGCAACCATCGCGACGACGCCTACGGCGGCAGCATCGAGAACCGCACCCGCTTGCTGTTCGAGGTGGTGCAGGCGGTGGCGCAGGAGATCGGCGCCGAGCGCACCGGCGTGCGCCTGTCGCCGGTGACCCCGGTCAACGATGCGCGCGACAGCGACCCGCAGCCGCTGTTCGAACGCGCGGTCGAGCGCCTGGATGCGCTGGGCCTGGCCTTCGTGCACGTGATCGAGGGCACCACCGGCGGCCCGCGCGACGGCATCGCCTTCGACTACGCCGCGCTGCGCGGCAAGTTCCGCGGTCCGTGGCTGGTCAACAACGGCTACGACAAGACCCTGGCCGAGCAGACCGTCGCCTCCGGCCGCGCCGACGCGGTGGCGTTCGGACGCCCGTTCATCGCCAACCCGGACCTGGTGGAACGGCTGCGCCGCGACGCGCCGCTCAACGCGGTGGATGCGGACACGCTCTACGGCGGCGGCGCCAAGGGCTACATCGACTACCCGACGCTGGACTGA
- a CDS encoding alpha/beta fold hydrolase has translation MDKQVVAAGGRVGRRLAGLLLLCLLALPAWARMQEVKPGQTPQLAADEGLVLVAVDTAIDLQGVELNKDGKLFGAGTMSRLKPGISYRLYIAPVGDYAWRKVVLVPQFAYNLRDSDEFRFRIQAGRITYPGDLLFRPTSLFRADMGMVNRSLAAMDWLQQTHPALWSGYELAYSGHYPDPFPQFYRKALAQHPGATPAAKVALRAPPAASALPIAPATLFRDSLVNALRLNPRGDLLALQLHERKDEWRIELLDLPSNEQRLLATSVEPIKQLLWAGNDTLLFSVRVPNGPDVVRGMRVDTAADGTRKWMPLNLPNGGYIVAALPQTPDTVLYATTLRNGDTAVQLMDVSSQAAIDRWRPRYQERLNIGLERDVGWLTDGNGRLRLAVVRRDDDYVLMYRDGMGATYRDVMTLSDLRDFEPVGLSFDAGEIYAVTDEGRGQRDLVAYDVAARKIVRTLFSQPGVDVVDLIQGPRRAPIGVTYYESGRLVSHYFESADERLNRALSAALPGRNVQIAARNVDGRQMILWADAADRPPQLFHLDLDKRAAVSIGEDMPWLQRTAFAPSEVIKFKGRDGLALDAFLTLPPGGGRKPLVVFPHGGPIGVADALGFDPDTQFLASLGYAVLRVNFRGSDGYGRAFREAGRDGFGTLIEDDIDAAIEQALARYPLDAQRMCVLGASYGGYSALVMAMRWPDRFRCAVSIAGVADRILIYTASDAGSHAKGRAELERWLGDPNTQQERMVSTSPLYRYDAIKVPVMLAHGLEDRRVDYEHTRRMLRMLDMAGNPPVGLSFAGEGHGFADVDHRAALWSGVAGFLQAHLAAGAPPQAATP, from the coding sequence ATGGACAAGCAGGTTGTCGCGGCCGGCGGTCGCGTGGGGCGCCGCTTGGCAGGGCTGTTGCTGCTGTGCCTGCTGGCGCTGCCGGCGTGGGCGCGAATGCAGGAAGTCAAACCCGGGCAGACCCCGCAGCTGGCGGCGGACGAGGGCCTGGTGCTGGTCGCGGTGGACACCGCTATCGACCTCCAAGGCGTGGAGTTGAACAAGGACGGCAAGCTGTTCGGCGCCGGCACCATGTCCAGGCTCAAACCGGGCATCAGCTACCGGCTGTACATCGCCCCGGTCGGCGACTACGCCTGGCGCAAGGTGGTGCTGGTACCGCAGTTCGCCTACAACCTGCGCGACAGCGACGAGTTCCGTTTCCGCATCCAGGCCGGGCGCATCACCTATCCGGGCGACCTGCTGTTCCGTCCCACGTCCTTGTTCCGTGCCGACATGGGCATGGTCAACCGGTCGCTGGCGGCGATGGACTGGCTGCAGCAGACCCACCCGGCGCTGTGGTCCGGCTACGAACTGGCCTATTCGGGGCACTATCCCGATCCGTTCCCGCAGTTCTACCGCAAGGCGCTGGCGCAGCATCCGGGCGCCACGCCGGCCGCCAAGGTGGCATTGCGCGCACCGCCGGCGGCGAGCGCGTTGCCGATCGCGCCGGCCACGCTGTTCCGCGACAGTCTGGTCAATGCGCTGCGCCTGAATCCGCGCGGCGACCTGCTGGCGCTGCAGCTGCACGAGCGCAAGGACGAATGGCGGATCGAACTGCTGGATCTGCCCAGCAACGAGCAGCGCCTGCTGGCCACCAGCGTCGAGCCGATCAAGCAGCTGCTGTGGGCCGGCAACGACACGCTGCTGTTCAGCGTGCGCGTGCCGAACGGCCCGGACGTGGTGCGCGGCATGCGCGTGGACACCGCCGCCGACGGCACGCGCAAGTGGATGCCGCTGAACCTGCCCAACGGCGGCTACATCGTGGCCGCCTTGCCGCAGACGCCGGACACGGTGCTGTATGCCACCACGCTGCGCAACGGCGACACCGCGGTGCAGCTGATGGACGTGTCCAGCCAGGCGGCGATCGACCGCTGGCGGCCGCGCTACCAGGAGCGGTTGAACATCGGCCTGGAGCGCGACGTGGGCTGGCTGACCGACGGCAACGGGCGGCTGCGCCTGGCGGTGGTGCGGCGCGACGACGACTACGTGCTGATGTACCGCGACGGCATGGGCGCGACCTACCGCGACGTGATGACGCTCAGCGATCTGCGCGATTTCGAGCCGGTGGGTCTGTCCTTCGATGCGGGCGAGATCTACGCGGTGACCGACGAGGGGCGCGGCCAGCGCGATCTGGTGGCCTACGACGTCGCCGCGCGCAAGATCGTGCGCACGCTGTTCAGCCAGCCCGGGGTCGACGTCGTCGACCTGATCCAGGGCCCGCGGCGCGCGCCGATCGGGGTGACCTACTACGAGAGCGGGCGCCTGGTCAGCCACTATTTCGAGAGCGCCGACGAACGCCTCAACCGCGCGTTGAGCGCCGCGCTGCCCGGGCGCAACGTGCAGATCGCCGCGCGCAATGTGGACGGACGGCAGATGATCCTGTGGGCCGATGCCGCCGACCGCCCGCCGCAGCTGTTTCACCTGGATCTGGACAAGCGCGCCGCGGTGTCGATCGGCGAGGACATGCCGTGGTTGCAGCGCACGGCGTTCGCGCCCAGCGAGGTGATCAAGTTCAAGGGTCGCGATGGGCTGGCGCTGGACGCGTTCCTGACCCTGCCGCCCGGCGGCGGGCGCAAGCCGCTGGTGGTGTTCCCGCATGGCGGCCCGATCGGCGTGGCCGACGCGCTGGGCTTCGATCCGGACACGCAGTTCCTGGCCTCGCTCGGCTACGCGGTGCTGCGGGTCAATTTCCGCGGCTCCGACGGTTACGGCCGCGCGTTCCGCGAAGCCGGGCGCGACGGGTTCGGCACGCTGATCGAGGACGACATCGACGCGGCGATCGAACAGGCGCTGGCGCGCTATCCGCTGGATGCGCAGCGCATGTGCGTGCTCGGCGCCAGCTACGGCGGCTATTCGGCGCTGGTGATGGCGATGCGCTGGCCCGATCGCTTCCGCTGCGCGGTGTCGATCGCCGGGGTCGCCGACCGGATCCTGATCTATACCGCCAGCGATGCGGGCAGCCATGCGAAAGGCCGCGCCGAACTGGAACGCTGGCTCGGCGACCCGAACACGCAACAGGAACGGATGGTCAGCACCTCGCCGCTGTACCGCTACGACGCGATCAAGGTGCCGGTGATGCTGGCGCACGGACTGGAAGACCGGCGCGTGGACTACGAGCACACCCGGCGCATGCTGCGGATGCTGGACATGGCCGGCAATCCGCCGGTGGGGCTGAGCTTCGCCGGCGAGGGCCACGGCTTTGCCGATGTCGATCACCGTGCCGCGCTGTGGAGCGGTGTGGCCGGTTTCCTGCAGGCGCATCTGGCCGCGGGCGCACCGCCGCAGGCGGCGACGCCCTGA
- a CDS encoding tetratricopeptide repeat protein, with translation MFGWTAFALVAATAIAPPPPSPPSPEQLLQIPPALHALVQQRVDPRASREHRLEQLVQLAFDADGLNLQYDAKATHSVAESYATRRVNCLAFTLLFVALARDAGVEAQVQEVGRVLSWYEDGDALYNAGHVNVGVRIDGRRVSIDLDRSVLMERRGPQPISDRRALAHYYNNRGAELMADGALPAAQQHLAMALQMDRDFAAAWNNLGVLALRQGDTQGAAADYATALSIDPGHVSTLSNAASLYRRLGDSRREAAMLERLQRVQLTDPFHQYLLGNEAERRQDYPAAIGYYRHALRLYDSAHLLYFALARAYLLNGDPRRANWAMQQALEHADKTAQPRYQSKLDALRRLSHNAQARR, from the coding sequence ATGTTCGGTTGGACCGCATTCGCCCTGGTCGCCGCAACGGCGATCGCACCACCGCCGCCGTCACCGCCCTCGCCCGAGCAACTGCTGCAGATCCCGCCTGCCCTGCACGCCTTGGTGCAACAGCGCGTGGATCCCCGCGCCTCGCGCGAACACCGCCTCGAGCAGCTGGTGCAACTGGCGTTCGACGCCGATGGGCTGAACCTGCAATACGACGCCAAGGCCACCCACAGCGTCGCCGAGAGCTACGCCACCCGCCGCGTCAACTGCCTGGCCTTCACCCTGCTGTTCGTGGCGCTGGCGCGCGACGCCGGGGTCGAGGCGCAGGTGCAGGAAGTGGGCCGCGTGCTGAGCTGGTACGAGGACGGCGACGCGCTGTACAACGCCGGCCACGTCAACGTGGGCGTGCGCATCGACGGACGCCGGGTCAGCATCGACCTGGACCGCAGCGTGCTGATGGAACGGCGCGGGCCGCAGCCGATTTCAGACCGCCGCGCACTGGCCCACTACTACAACAACCGCGGCGCCGAGCTGATGGCCGACGGCGCGCTGCCTGCCGCGCAGCAGCATCTGGCGATGGCGCTGCAGATGGACCGCGACTTCGCCGCGGCCTGGAACAACCTCGGCGTGCTGGCGCTGCGCCAGGGCGACACGCAGGGCGCCGCGGCCGACTACGCCACCGCGCTGTCGATCGATCCCGGGCATGTCTCTACCCTCTCCAACGCCGCCAGCCTGTACCGGCGCCTGGGCGACAGCCGCCGCGAGGCGGCGATGCTGGAGCGGCTGCAGCGCGTGCAGCTGACCGATCCGTTTCACCAGTACCTGCTCGGCAACGAGGCCGAACGGCGCCAGGATTATCCCGCCGCCATCGGCTACTACCGGCATGCGCTGCGCCTGTACGACAGCGCGCACCTGCTGTACTTCGCGCTGGCCCGCGCCTACCTGCTCAACGGCGATCCGCGCCGCGCCAACTGGGCGATGCAACAGGCCCTGGAGCACGCGGACAAGACCGCGCAGCCGCGCTACCAGTCCAAGCTGGATGCGTTGCGGCGGCTGTCGCACAACGCGCAGGCGCGGCGCTGA
- a CDS encoding MFS transporter encodes MSTPATSPAPLSRRGYVLILFALAMGGFAIGTSEFSTMGLMPYIARGLAIDEPQVGHLISAYALGVVVGAPLLAIVGARWPRRTLLLALMGFYAVGNLASALAPDYHSMLLVRFIAGLPHGAYFGVATLVAASISPADQRGAAVSRVLLGLNLAVLIGNPLATWLGQVAQWRYAYALVAAIAVLTVVLVMRLLPADPDEPRQRPLRELRAFNRPQVWLALGIGSVGFAGMFCVFSYLAPTLTQVTGVSERWIPFAMGAFGFGGLLGNLAGGWLFDRLQFRAVPLVLLWSMAVLLAWPLAAQSPWAVLPAVVAVGTMGALAPVLQTRLMDVASEAQTLAAASNHAAFNLANALGPWMGGIAISAGLGWTSTGYVGAAAALGGLLVYLWARHDARRARLATAS; translated from the coding sequence ATGTCCACTCCCGCCACTTCCCCGGCGCCGCTGTCGCGCCGCGGCTACGTGCTGATCCTGTTCGCGCTGGCGATGGGCGGCTTCGCGATCGGCACCAGCGAGTTCTCCACGATGGGCCTGATGCCGTACATCGCGCGCGGGCTGGCGATCGACGAGCCGCAGGTCGGGCACCTGATCAGCGCCTATGCGCTGGGCGTGGTGGTCGGCGCGCCGCTGCTGGCGATCGTCGGCGCGCGCTGGCCGCGACGCACGCTGCTGCTGGCGCTGATGGGCTTCTACGCGGTCGGCAACCTGGCCAGCGCGCTGGCCCCGGATTACCACAGCATGCTGCTGGTGCGCTTCATCGCCGGCCTGCCGCACGGCGCCTATTTCGGCGTGGCCACGCTGGTCGCCGCGTCGATCAGCCCTGCCGACCAACGCGGCGCGGCGGTGAGCCGGGTGCTGCTCGGGCTGAACCTGGCGGTGCTGATCGGCAATCCGCTGGCGACCTGGCTCGGGCAGGTGGCGCAATGGCGCTATGCCTATGCGCTGGTCGCGGCGATCGCAGTGCTGACCGTGGTGCTGGTCATGCGCCTGCTGCCGGCCGATCCGGACGAGCCGCGGCAGCGGCCGTTGCGCGAACTGCGCGCGTTCAACCGTCCACAGGTGTGGTTGGCGCTGGGCATCGGCTCGGTCGGCTTCGCCGGCATGTTCTGCGTGTTCAGCTATCTGGCGCCGACCCTGACCCAGGTCACCGGCGTCTCCGAACGCTGGATTCCGTTCGCGATGGGCGCGTTCGGCTTCGGCGGCCTGCTCGGCAACCTCGCCGGCGGTTGGCTGTTCGACCGCCTGCAGTTCCGTGCGGTGCCGCTGGTGTTGCTGTGGTCGATGGCGGTGCTGCTGGCCTGGCCGCTGGCCGCGCAGTCGCCGTGGGCGGTGCTGCCGGCGGTGGTCGCGGTCGGCACCATGGGCGCGCTGGCGCCGGTGCTGCAGACCCGGCTGATGGACGTGGCCAGCGAGGCGCAGACCCTGGCCGCGGCCTCCAACCATGCCGCGTTCAACCTGGCCAACGCGCTGGGCCCGTGGATGGGCGGGATCGCGATCAGCGCCGGGCTGGGCTGGACCTCGACCGGCTACGTCGGCGCGGCGGCGGCGCTGGGCGGGCTGCTGGTGTACCTGTGGGCGCGCCACGACGCGCGCCGCGCGCGTTTGGCGACCGCCAGCTAG